The proteins below are encoded in one region of Saccopteryx leptura isolate mSacLep1 chromosome 1, mSacLep1_pri_phased_curated, whole genome shotgun sequence:
- the MEN1 gene encoding menin isoform X1, whose amino-acid sequence MPRPAAMGLKAAQKTLFPLRSIDDVVRLFAAELGREEPDLVLLSLVLGFVEHFLAVNRVIPTNVPELTFQPSPAPDPPGGLTYFPVADLSIIAALYARFTAQIRGAVDLSLYPREGGVSSRELVKKVSDVIWNSLSRSYFKDRAHIQSLFSFITGTKLDSSGVAFAVVGACQALGLRDVHLALSEDHAWVVFGPNGEQTAEVTWHGKGNEDRRGQTVNAGVAERSWLYLKGSYMRCDRKMEVAFMVCAINPSIDLHTDSLELLQLQQKLLWLLYDLGHLERYPMALGNLADLEELEPTPGRPDPLTLYHKGIASAKTYYRDEHIYPYMYLAGYHCRNRNVREALQAWADTATVIQDYNYCREDEEIYKEFFEVANDVIPNLLKEAASLLEAGEERPGEQTQGAQSQGSALQDPECFAHLLRFYDGICKWEEGSPTPVLHVGWATFLVQSLGRFEGQVRQKVRIVSRESEAAEAEEPWGEEVREGRRRGPRRESKPEEPPPPKKPALDKGSGAGQGVVPGNPRKPPGTIPSTARAPEGGSVAPAPAPAVSPPPEGPVLTFQSEKMKGMKELLVATKINSSAIKLQLTAQSQVQMKKQKVSTPSDYTLSFLKRQRKGL is encoded by the exons AT GCCGAGGCCCGCCGCCATGGGGCTGAAGGCCGCCCAGAAGACGCTGTTCCCGCTGCGCTCCATCGACGACGTGGTGCGCCTGTTCGCAGCGGAGCTGGGCCGAGAGGAGCCAGACCTGGTGCTCCTATCCTTGGTACTGGGCTTCGTGGAGCATTTCCTAGCTGTCAACCGCGTCATCCCCACCAACGTGCCCGAGCTCACCTTCCAGCCCAGCCCCGCGCCAGACCCTCCCGGCGGACTCACCTACTTCCCGGTTGCTGACCTATCCATCATCGCTGCGCTCTATGCCCGCTTCACCGCTCAGATCCGAGGTGCTGTCGATCTGTCTCTATACCCTCGAGAAGGGGGCGTCTCCAGCCGGGAGCTGGTGAAGAAGGTCTCAGATGTCATCTGGAACAGCCTCAGCCGCTCCTACTTCAAGGATCGGGCCCACATCCAGTCCCTCTTCAGTTTCATCACAG GCACCAAACTAGACAGCTCTGGTGTGGCCTTTGCTGTGGTGGGGGCCTGCCAGGCTCTGGGTCTCCGGGATGTCCACCTGGCCCTGTCTGAGGACCATGCCTGGGTTGTGTTTGGGCCCAATGGAGAACAGACAGCTGAGGTCACCTGGCATGGCAAGGGCAATGAAGACCGAAGGGGCCAGACTGTCAATGCGGGCGTGGCTGAGCGG AGCTGGCTGTACCTAAAAGGATCGTACATGCGCTGTGACCGCAAGATGGAGGTGGCATTTATGGTGTGTGCTATCAACCCTTCCATTGACCTGCACACCGACTCCCTGGAACTGCTGCAGCTGCAGCAG AAGCTGCTCTGGCTGCTCTATGACCTGGGACATCTGGAAAG GTACCCCATGGCACTGGGGAACCTGGCAGATCTGGAGGAGCTGGAGCCCACTCCTGGCCGGCCAGACCCACTCACCCTCTACCACAAG GGCATTGCCTCAGCCAAGACTTACTACCGGGATGAGCACATCTACCCCTACATGTACCTAGCTGGCTACCACTGTCGCAACCGCAATGTGCGCGAAGCCCTGCAGGCCTGGGCCGACACAGCCACTGTCATCCAGGA CTACAACTACTGCCGGGAGGATGAGGAGATCTACAAGGAATTCTTTGAAGTCGCCAACGATGTCATTCCCAACCTGCTGAAGGAGGCAGCTAGCCTCCTGGAGGCTGGCGAGGAGCGGCCAGGGGAGCAGACGCAG GGTGCCCAGAGCCAGGGGTCTGCCCTCCAGGACCCAGAGTGCTTCGCCCATCTGCTGCGGTTCTATGATGGCATCTGCAAATGGGAAGAGGGTAGCCCCACGCCGGTGCTGCATGTGGGCTGGGCCACCTTCCTTGTGCAGTCCCTAGGCCGTTTTGAAGGACAG GTGCGGCAGAAGGTACGAATAGTGAGCCGTGAGTCAGAGGCAGCTGAGGCAGAGGAGCCCTGGGGCGAGGAAGTCCGGGAAGGCCGGCGGCGAGGCCCGCGCCGGGAGTCCAAACCCGAGGAGCCGCCGCCGCCCAAGAAGCCTGCGCTGGACAAGGGCTCGGGTGCAGGGCAGGGCGTGGTGCCAGGAAACCCCCGGAAACCCCCAGGGACGATCCCGAGCACTGCCCGTGCCCCTGAAGGCGGCAGTGTGGCTCCAGCGCCCGCGCCTGCCGTGTCGCCACCACCAGAGGGACCAGTGCTCACTTTCCAGAGCGAGAAGATGAAGGGCATGAAGGAGCTGCTGGTGGCCACCAAGATCAACTCAAGCGCCATCAAGCTGCAGCTCACCGCGCAGTCACAAGTGCAGATGAAGAAGCAAAAGGTGTCTACACCCAGCGACTACACTCTTTCCTTCCTTAAGCGGCAGCGCAAGGGCCTCTGA
- the MEN1 gene encoding menin isoform X2 yields the protein MGLKAAQKTLFPLRSIDDVVRLFAAELGREEPDLVLLSLVLGFVEHFLAVNRVIPTNVPELTFQPSPAPDPPGGLTYFPVADLSIIAALYARFTAQIRGAVDLSLYPREGGVSSRELVKKVSDVIWNSLSRSYFKDRAHIQSLFSFITGTKLDSSGVAFAVVGACQALGLRDVHLALSEDHAWVVFGPNGEQTAEVTWHGKGNEDRRGQTVNAGVAERSWLYLKGSYMRCDRKMEVAFMVCAINPSIDLHTDSLELLQLQQKLLWLLYDLGHLERYPMALGNLADLEELEPTPGRPDPLTLYHKGIASAKTYYRDEHIYPYMYLAGYHCRNRNVREALQAWADTATVIQDYNYCREDEEIYKEFFEVANDVIPNLLKEAASLLEAGEERPGEQTQGAQSQGSALQDPECFAHLLRFYDGICKWEEGSPTPVLHVGWATFLVQSLGRFEGQVRQKVRIVSRESEAAEAEEPWGEEVREGRRRGPRRESKPEEPPPPKKPALDKGSGAGQGVVPGNPRKPPGTIPSTARAPEGGSVAPAPAPAVSPPPEGPVLTFQSEKMKGMKELLVATKINSSAIKLQLTAQSQVQMKKQKVSTPSDYTLSFLKRQRKGL from the exons ATGGGGCTGAAGGCCGCCCAGAAGACGCTGTTCCCGCTGCGCTCCATCGACGACGTGGTGCGCCTGTTCGCAGCGGAGCTGGGCCGAGAGGAGCCAGACCTGGTGCTCCTATCCTTGGTACTGGGCTTCGTGGAGCATTTCCTAGCTGTCAACCGCGTCATCCCCACCAACGTGCCCGAGCTCACCTTCCAGCCCAGCCCCGCGCCAGACCCTCCCGGCGGACTCACCTACTTCCCGGTTGCTGACCTATCCATCATCGCTGCGCTCTATGCCCGCTTCACCGCTCAGATCCGAGGTGCTGTCGATCTGTCTCTATACCCTCGAGAAGGGGGCGTCTCCAGCCGGGAGCTGGTGAAGAAGGTCTCAGATGTCATCTGGAACAGCCTCAGCCGCTCCTACTTCAAGGATCGGGCCCACATCCAGTCCCTCTTCAGTTTCATCACAG GCACCAAACTAGACAGCTCTGGTGTGGCCTTTGCTGTGGTGGGGGCCTGCCAGGCTCTGGGTCTCCGGGATGTCCACCTGGCCCTGTCTGAGGACCATGCCTGGGTTGTGTTTGGGCCCAATGGAGAACAGACAGCTGAGGTCACCTGGCATGGCAAGGGCAATGAAGACCGAAGGGGCCAGACTGTCAATGCGGGCGTGGCTGAGCGG AGCTGGCTGTACCTAAAAGGATCGTACATGCGCTGTGACCGCAAGATGGAGGTGGCATTTATGGTGTGTGCTATCAACCCTTCCATTGACCTGCACACCGACTCCCTGGAACTGCTGCAGCTGCAGCAG AAGCTGCTCTGGCTGCTCTATGACCTGGGACATCTGGAAAG GTACCCCATGGCACTGGGGAACCTGGCAGATCTGGAGGAGCTGGAGCCCACTCCTGGCCGGCCAGACCCACTCACCCTCTACCACAAG GGCATTGCCTCAGCCAAGACTTACTACCGGGATGAGCACATCTACCCCTACATGTACCTAGCTGGCTACCACTGTCGCAACCGCAATGTGCGCGAAGCCCTGCAGGCCTGGGCCGACACAGCCACTGTCATCCAGGA CTACAACTACTGCCGGGAGGATGAGGAGATCTACAAGGAATTCTTTGAAGTCGCCAACGATGTCATTCCCAACCTGCTGAAGGAGGCAGCTAGCCTCCTGGAGGCTGGCGAGGAGCGGCCAGGGGAGCAGACGCAG GGTGCCCAGAGCCAGGGGTCTGCCCTCCAGGACCCAGAGTGCTTCGCCCATCTGCTGCGGTTCTATGATGGCATCTGCAAATGGGAAGAGGGTAGCCCCACGCCGGTGCTGCATGTGGGCTGGGCCACCTTCCTTGTGCAGTCCCTAGGCCGTTTTGAAGGACAG GTGCGGCAGAAGGTACGAATAGTGAGCCGTGAGTCAGAGGCAGCTGAGGCAGAGGAGCCCTGGGGCGAGGAAGTCCGGGAAGGCCGGCGGCGAGGCCCGCGCCGGGAGTCCAAACCCGAGGAGCCGCCGCCGCCCAAGAAGCCTGCGCTGGACAAGGGCTCGGGTGCAGGGCAGGGCGTGGTGCCAGGAAACCCCCGGAAACCCCCAGGGACGATCCCGAGCACTGCCCGTGCCCCTGAAGGCGGCAGTGTGGCTCCAGCGCCCGCGCCTGCCGTGTCGCCACCACCAGAGGGACCAGTGCTCACTTTCCAGAGCGAGAAGATGAAGGGCATGAAGGAGCTGCTGGTGGCCACCAAGATCAACTCAAGCGCCATCAAGCTGCAGCTCACCGCGCAGTCACAAGTGCAGATGAAGAAGCAAAAGGTGTCTACACCCAGCGACTACACTCTTTCCTTCCTTAAGCGGCAGCGCAAGGGCCTCTGA